A window of the Cucurbita pepo subsp. pepo cultivar mu-cu-16 chromosome LG01, ASM280686v2, whole genome shotgun sequence genome harbors these coding sequences:
- the LOC111801452 gene encoding uncharacterized protein At3g27210-like — MGNCVLIRRDQKSDPKFKWSVGSGALVNVRVPIPTELDQANGRLCSSPPSSHLPSSPEFGKGDEMFFDSQAWLDSDNDDFFSVNGDNTPSCSSTPIWRPNAVETPAVEPSPEGTKKLLIELFRESFDSEHGRTIGTATSNGHIGVVIMEGNNNNNSKPNCGGRSRSVKGKSAQSTAWCIPVPKLARSLSLSDKKKRLLSPCRGGGPVHP, encoded by the exons ATGGGGAATTGTGTTCTTATTCGTAGAGACCAAAAATCTGACCCCAAATTCAAGTGGTCGGTCGGTTCCGGTGCGCTCGTCAATGTCCGTGTGCCGATCCCGACCGAGCTCGACCAAGCCAACGGCAGGCTCTGTTCCAGTCCGCCGTCTTCTCATCTTCCCAGCTCGCCTGAATTCG GTAAGGGCGATGAGATGTTCTTCGATTCTCAGGCTTGGTTGGATTCTGATAACGATGATTTCTTCAGCGTTAACGGAg ATAACACGCCGTCGTGCAGCAGCACTCCGATATGGCGTCCGAACGCCGTCGAGACGCCGGCGGTGGAGCCATCGCCGGAGGGAACGAAGAAGCTGCTAATTGAGCTGTTTCGCGAGAGCTTTGATAGCGAGCATGGAAGAACAATTGGGACTGCAACGAGTAATGGTCACATTGGGGTGGTGATTATGGaaggtaataataataataatagcaaGCCAAATTGTGGCGGGCGTTCAAGATCGGTGAAAGGGAAATCGGCGCAGTCCACGGCGTGGTGCATTCCGGTTCCGAAATTGGCGCGGAGTCTCAGCCTTAGCGACAAAAAGAAGAGGCTGCTCAGCCCTTGCCGCGGCGGTGGACCAGTGCACCCTTGA